In Pseudobacter ginsenosidimutans, the following are encoded in one genomic region:
- a CDS encoding fibronectin type III domain-containing protein translates to MKLRFFYIQTLPLLLAAAVVFLASCKKDDPNEGLDSPRLFKPSGISVRTTDTSATISWTAPILSEGQLLTYTIDLSQDSTFATTDHSFQSDTTALTIKAAELTLRQKYYVRIMANAFENQPASKWLTGGSFTVIGEQFFLPVRDIELTESRVTLRWRTTEIFAKLLLTIKGGTAQELLLTPTDLSNGFKEITGLTSDTLYSAELFNSTSGKGWLSFRTPKPTVYTVVLNPGDDIVAAVTNAANGDVIGLNPGVYDVAGANFAIQQKTITIKSLSNNPADTRINFKEFNLRGSGAGIILEGIYLDGAPNTALYFINLTGAAANNEICDFTQVKVSNCVVARTTTSFFRADRGSNAGDYRMNQVSVRNTLVMDVATTLGYNLFHLDELAVGEVHVSNSTFQNAGRTLISSTALLVNRPTITFDYCTINSIGGNNKTVLMDAGSNPVNFNFTNSIIANTPLPSQTVSNLAVRATGANTVIVFNNNNSFNFKNGADVELSFPAGTTMVGNHKIDLGWTAATQDFTLPAGHLLRTVSSAGSAIGDPRWSY, encoded by the coding sequence ATGAAGCTTCGCTTTTTTTATATTCAAACGTTACCATTGCTGTTGGCAGCAGCAGTGGTTTTTTTGGCAAGTTGTAAAAAAGATGATCCCAATGAAGGCCTGGACAGTCCGCGGCTGTTCAAGCCTTCGGGCATCTCCGTGAGAACTACAGATACTTCAGCCACCATCAGCTGGACGGCTCCCATCCTCAGCGAGGGGCAGCTGTTGACCTACACTATCGATCTTTCACAGGATTCCACTTTTGCAACAACTGACCATAGCTTTCAATCCGATACAACTGCACTCACTATCAAGGCTGCCGAACTTACACTGCGGCAAAAATATTATGTGCGCATCATGGCGAATGCCTTTGAGAACCAGCCTGCTTCGAAATGGCTGACGGGCGGTTCCTTCACTGTGATCGGAGAGCAATTCTTTCTGCCCGTACGGGATATTGAGCTCACTGAGTCCAGGGTAACCTTACGCTGGAGAACAACCGAAATATTTGCAAAGCTCCTGTTAACCATCAAAGGTGGCACAGCGCAGGAGTTGCTGTTGACTCCAACTGATCTCAGCAATGGATTTAAGGAAATCACCGGACTTACATCCGACACCCTTTACTCGGCAGAGCTTTTCAACAGCACATCCGGCAAGGGATGGCTGAGTTTCCGTACGCCAAAGCCAACCGTGTATACCGTAGTGCTGAATCCCGGGGATGATATCGTGGCGGCGGTGACCAATGCAGCCAATGGCGATGTGATTGGTCTCAATCCCGGCGTATATGATGTTGCCGGCGCCAATTTCGCGATCCAGCAGAAAACGATCACCATCAAATCGCTTTCCAATAATCCTGCCGATACAAGAATCAATTTCAAGGAATTCAATCTCAGGGGAAGTGGTGCAGGCATCATCCTCGAAGGTATCTATCTCGATGGCGCACCCAATACCGCATTGTATTTCATCAATCTTACCGGCGCCGCAGCCAATAATGAGATCTGTGATTTCACGCAGGTGAAGGTCAGCAATTGCGTAGTGGCAAGAACTACCACCAGCTTCTTCCGCGCAGACAGGGGATCCAATGCCGGTGATTACAGGATGAACCAGGTGAGCGTAAGAAATACCCTGGTGATGGATGTAGCTACAACACTTGGCTATAATCTTTTCCACCTTGATGAGCTGGCTGTTGGTGAAGTGCATGTATCGAATTCCACTTTCCAGAATGCGGGAAGGACTTTGATATCCAGCACAGCTTTGCTGGTGAACAGGCCAACCATCACTTTCGATTATTGCACTATCAACAGTATCGGTGGTAATAACAAGACCGTGCTGATGGATGCAGGCAGCAATCCTGTCAATTTCAATTTCACCAATAGCATCATCGCCAATACGCCATTGCCTTCACAGACGGTATCCAACCTGGCTGTGCGTGCAACCGGCGCCAATACAGTGATCGTGTTCAATAATAACAATTCATTCAATTTCAAAAATGGCGCTGATGTTGAGCTTAGCTTCCCTGCCGGAACTACCATGGTGGGTAACCATAAGATAGACCTGGGATGGACGGCGGCTACACAGGATTTCACTTTGCCTGCTGGTCACCTGTTGCGCACTGTAAGCAGTGCAGGCAGCGCTATCGGTGATCCGAGGTGGAGCTATTGA
- a CDS encoding RagB/SusD family nutrient uptake outer membrane protein: MKQTYRKPLAGLLYISLLVLGNGCKKYLDLENPSTISQDATFNSVSYTNSAIIGVYNQLCGDNGATKEGTIWGLMADDFKTSGSYSSQDRRGISMWGATDDNGELQNGFNQLYTGIERANICIRGIKASPLFAEGNASKSEMAKLLGEALTLRAHFYFSLVRNWGSVVAQWEPSAHTPMLDVPVTNGTEILEHLLDDLKEAQELVPWRTESGYGSTRWTKGAIKALRAKIAMFRGGYMMDKESHTMLRSANYKDFYQIALDECKDIIAHREQHDLNPSYENVFKTLHSSTRLDPTFELMFEVGAYGAGARTDTKLGYYNGIRINASSRFGQGGGGEMCIATYFYEFDQLGDCRRDVTIGSYEINDKSEKLINTLNNMTDAKFRRSWTTMTGTTQTLAVNWPVIRFADVLLFFAEADNELNGAPSAEAKAALLEVRKRAFVNHEDRLPPMPDDHQGFFDAIVKERLLEFGGEAIRKYDLIRWNIIEAKFIETRNKLRQLMNGEGVYANIPKYVYVKPAEYKVINSVDEVELLDLYGGHASAVLFQPGMGTSTPPAGGWVTKNWRASLNEEYITGNSSGFATYFEANKKEVFPFHQTILQQNTNIVQNYGY, from the coding sequence ATGAAACAAACATACCGCAAACCATTGGCCGGCCTGCTTTACATCTCCCTGCTTGTGTTGGGCAATGGCTGCAAGAAATACCTCGATCTTGAAAATCCTTCCACTATTTCACAGGATGCCACATTCAACAGTGTGAGCTATACCAACTCTGCCATCATTGGTGTGTACAACCAGCTCTGTGGAGATAATGGCGCCACCAAGGAAGGCACTATCTGGGGCCTGATGGCAGATGATTTCAAAACATCCGGAAGTTACTCCTCGCAGGACCGCCGTGGCATCAGCATGTGGGGAGCAACAGATGATAACGGGGAATTGCAGAATGGTTTCAATCAACTATACACCGGCATCGAAAGAGCGAATATCTGTATTCGTGGAATCAAGGCATCTCCCTTGTTTGCAGAGGGCAATGCTTCCAAATCCGAAATGGCAAAGCTGCTTGGAGAAGCACTGACACTGCGTGCACATTTCTATTTTTCACTCGTACGCAACTGGGGCAGTGTGGTGGCGCAATGGGAACCTTCCGCACATACACCCATGCTGGACGTGCCTGTTACCAACGGCACAGAAATACTGGAGCATTTACTGGATGATCTGAAGGAAGCGCAGGAACTGGTGCCCTGGCGTACTGAATCCGGCTATGGCAGCACACGCTGGACGAAAGGCGCTATCAAAGCGCTGAGAGCGAAGATCGCCATGTTCCGTGGCGGCTATATGATGGATAAGGAATCACATACCATGTTGCGCAGCGCCAATTACAAAGACTTTTACCAGATAGCGCTGGATGAATGCAAAGACATTATCGCCCATCGTGAACAGCATGACCTCAATCCTTCCTACGAGAATGTATTCAAGACCCTGCATAGCAGCACCCGCCTGGACCCAACATTCGAACTGATGTTTGAAGTAGGCGCATATGGTGCGGGAGCGAGAACCGATACAAAGCTCGGTTATTACAATGGGATCCGCATCAATGCTTCTTCCCGTTTTGGACAGGGCGGTGGCGGTGAAATGTGCATCGCCACTTATTTCTATGAGTTCGATCAACTGGGCGATTGCAGGCGCGATGTCACCATCGGATCCTACGAGATCAACGATAAAAGTGAAAAACTGATCAACACGCTCAACAATATGACCGATGCGAAATTCCGTCGCAGCTGGACCACCATGACCGGCACCACTCAAACCCTGGCGGTGAACTGGCCGGTGATCCGTTTTGCTGATGTATTGCTCTTCTTTGCCGAAGCAGACAATGAGCTGAACGGAGCGCCTTCCGCAGAAGCAAAAGCCGCTTTGCTTGAAGTGAGGAAACGTGCATTCGTGAACCATGAAGATCGTTTGCCACCGATGCCGGATGATCATCAGGGGTTCTTCGATGCCATCGTGAAAGAGCGGCTGCTCGAATTCGGTGGAGAAGCTATCCGTAAATATGACCTGATCCGCTGGAATATCATCGAAGCAAAATTCATCGAAACCCGCAACAAACTCAGGCAACTGATGAACGGGGAAGGCGTATATGCCAACATTCCGAAATACGTATACGTAAAACCTGCTGAATACAAAGTGATCAATTCTGTGGATGAAGTGGAGTTGCTCGATCTCTATGGCGGACATGCATCAGCCGTACTATTCCAGCCAGGAATGGGAACATCCACGCCGCCGGCAGGCGGATGGGTTACAAAGAACTGGAGGGCCAGTTTGAATGAGGAATATATCACCGGTAATTCCAGCGGCTTCGCCACTTATTTTGAGGCGAACAAGAAGGAGGTATTCCCTTTCCATCAAACCATCCTTCAGCAGAATACCAACATCGTTCAAAATTACGGATACTAA
- a CDS encoding SusC/RagA family TonB-linked outer membrane protein, giving the protein MRTAIILTCFFFLFATQAWSQNRPLTGTVMGQNKEPLSGATVELKGTNTRTSTNSKGQFRISVPSSGKSVLSISFIGFSTLEYGISSQTDITVSLLPEDSKQLEDVVVVNIGYGAVSKNAVTGSVSSVTAKDIKDFPVATVAEALAGKLAGVSVVTSEGKPGADIQIRVRGGNSITQDNAPLYIVDGIQVENALSVISPQEIQSIDVLKDVASTAVYGARGANGVVLITTKTGKTGKTMVSLNSFAGARSIINKLDVLKPYDYVMYQYQLYNNNTDQQTKDAFAKSYGTWEDLDIYKNVPFVEWQDRVFGRNAFSHTENLNITGGTDKSSFNFTMNNYKEDGIMLNSGAQRQFAAFRYDNVASNKFKFGFNVRYSRQKVWGAGTANTGSQSNNRLRNAVRYRPFEAPGIADVVDEFDPDYAKQTNLTGPVMDAYATERNDYTNQVITGVNGNYTVIKGLNIKTIFGITSTDRRMDQFNSAITGVARQNANMPVVDITTGATLTITNTNTISYDFKIKKQHAFTLLAGQELNQGRSKNTGVNVKWLPVDITAEQAFAGIQKATPPSGALQEPPTTSISEQRLFSLFGRLSYSYAGRYMANFIVRRDGSSLFPAHNRYATFPSAQVGWRISEEPLFQKLDIAWMNSLKFRASYGMGGNNRIGVDLYKTLFAASSNNGYAIEEAVTPGFAPSYLANPDIKWETTVSRNLGLDIGLFKNRITASIDLYFNNTRDLLLTAQIPTTSGYTSQLQNIGETSNKGIELQLSAMIINKKDFTWSMNFNISHNRNRIESLGLDQYGNPKTSYAIASGGVNGQDFLAQVGSAVGQFYGYKADGWYTVDDFDITYNEGNKTWTYKLKPGIANSREVALGSKDPQPGDLKLKRLSGKPGDYVTEDDRTVLGNAFPDFAGGFGNQFSWKNWDLNIFMNYSYGNETYNANRSEFTGQYLYKDNNMLAEVANRWKWYDENGQKVTDPDKLRAMNANTSFWTPPGGQYILTDYAIEDGSFLRISNVTLGYSLPSRLLQKWKVFSRFRIYATVNNLHTFTNYSGYDPEANTRRSNPLTPAVDYAAYPRSRYVLAGVEISF; this is encoded by the coding sequence ATGAGAACAGCCATCATTCTGACCTGTTTTTTCTTTCTGTTTGCCACGCAGGCATGGTCGCAGAACCGACCGCTCACCGGAACGGTCATGGGACAGAACAAGGAACCACTCAGCGGCGCCACCGTTGAGCTCAAAGGGACCAATACCCGCACTTCCACCAACAGCAAAGGCCAATTCAGGATCTCCGTTCCTTCCTCAGGTAAGTCCGTGCTCAGCATCAGCTTTATCGGATTCAGCACCCTGGAATATGGGATCTCCAGTCAAACAGATATAACCGTATCACTGCTGCCGGAAGATTCCAAACAACTGGAAGATGTAGTGGTTGTGAATATCGGCTACGGAGCCGTCTCCAAAAATGCAGTAACAGGATCTGTTTCTTCCGTTACTGCAAAAGATATCAAGGACTTCCCTGTGGCTACTGTAGCCGAAGCCCTGGCCGGTAAACTGGCAGGCGTATCGGTGGTCACTTCCGAAGGAAAGCCCGGAGCAGATATCCAGATCCGTGTGCGGGGTGGCAACTCCATTACACAGGACAATGCGCCACTCTATATTGTTGATGGCATACAGGTGGAAAATGCTCTCAGTGTGATTTCACCACAGGAGATCCAAAGTATCGATGTATTGAAAGATGTGGCATCAACTGCCGTATACGGCGCACGTGGCGCCAATGGCGTGGTGCTGATCACCACCAAAACCGGCAAAACCGGAAAAACAATGGTAAGCCTGAACAGCTTTGCCGGCGCGCGATCCATTATCAATAAACTCGATGTACTGAAACCTTACGATTATGTAATGTACCAGTACCAGCTCTACAATAACAATACAGACCAGCAAACGAAGGATGCATTCGCCAAAAGTTATGGCACCTGGGAAGACCTGGACATTTACAAAAATGTGCCCTTTGTTGAATGGCAGGACCGCGTGTTCGGCCGCAATGCTTTCTCGCACACCGAAAATCTCAATATCACCGGTGGAACGGATAAATCCAGTTTCAACTTCACCATGAACAATTATAAGGAGGATGGTATCATGCTGAATTCCGGCGCACAGCGGCAGTTTGCCGCGTTCCGGTACGATAATGTGGCTTCCAATAAATTCAAATTCGGTTTCAATGTAAGGTACAGCCGCCAGAAAGTATGGGGCGCTGGTACCGCCAATACCGGCTCTCAAAGTAATAACCGGCTGCGCAATGCCGTTAGGTACCGTCCTTTTGAAGCCCCGGGCATTGCAGACGTGGTGGATGAGTTCGATCCGGATTATGCCAAACAGACCAATCTCACCGGCCCCGTGATGGATGCATACGCCACCGAAAGAAATGATTATACCAACCAGGTGATCACCGGTGTGAACGGAAATTATACTGTCATCAAGGGACTGAACATCAAAACCATTTTCGGTATCACCAGTACAGACCGGAGAATGGACCAGTTCAACAGCGCCATCACCGGTGTGGCCAGGCAGAATGCCAATATGCCTGTTGTGGACATCACTACCGGCGCTACGCTCACCATCACCAATACCAATACCATCAGCTACGATTTCAAAATAAAAAAGCAACATGCTTTCACTTTGCTGGCAGGGCAGGAGCTGAACCAGGGCAGATCGAAGAATACAGGAGTGAATGTAAAATGGTTGCCGGTAGACATCACTGCTGAACAGGCTTTCGCAGGTATCCAGAAAGCAACGCCGCCCTCAGGCGCTTTGCAGGAACCACCTACCACTTCCATTTCAGAACAAAGACTTTTCAGTTTATTCGGCCGCCTGTCTTATTCCTATGCCGGCAGGTATATGGCCAACTTCATTGTAAGACGTGATGGCTCTTCTCTCTTCCCGGCGCATAACCGTTATGCAACTTTCCCTTCTGCTCAAGTGGGGTGGCGGATCTCAGAAGAACCCCTCTTTCAAAAACTTGATATCGCCTGGATGAACAGCCTGAAGTTCAGGGCCAGTTATGGCATGGGTGGCAATAACAGGATCGGGGTGGATCTCTATAAAACTTTGTTTGCTGCCAGCAGCAACAATGGCTATGCAATTGAAGAGGCCGTTACGCCCGGCTTTGCGCCATCTTACCTGGCCAATCCCGATATCAAATGGGAAACAACTGTGTCGCGCAACCTGGGACTGGATATCGGTCTTTTCAAGAACCGCATCACTGCCAGCATCGATCTGTATTTCAATAATACGCGAGACCTGCTGCTCACCGCACAGATACCCACTACCAGCGGTTATACATCACAGTTACAGAACATTGGTGAAACTTCCAATAAGGGCATTGAGCTGCAATTGAGCGCCATGATCATCAATAAAAAAGATTTCACCTGGTCCATGAACTTCAATATCTCTCATAACAGGAACAGGATCGAAAGCCTTGGCCTTGACCAGTACGGCAATCCCAAAACTTCCTATGCAATTGCTTCCGGTGGTGTGAATGGACAGGATTTCCTGGCACAGGTAGGCTCCGCAGTTGGTCAGTTCTATGGCTATAAGGCAGACGGATGGTACACTGTGGATGATTTCGATATCACTTACAATGAAGGTAACAAAACCTGGACCTATAAATTGAAACCCGGCATCGCCAACAGCAGGGAAGTGGCCCTGGGCAGCAAGGATCCTCAGCCCGGTGATCTGAAGCTGAAAAGACTCTCAGGCAAGCCAGGCGATTATGTTACAGAAGACGACAGGACTGTACTGGGCAATGCTTTTCCTGATTTTGCAGGCGGTTTCGGTAACCAGTTCTCCTGGAAGAACTGGGACCTGAATATCTTCATGAACTATTCATATGGCAATGAAACCTATAATGCCAACAGGTCTGAATTCACCGGACAATATCTCTACAAAGACAATAACATGCTGGCAGAAGTGGCCAACCGATGGAAATGGTATGATGAGAACGGACAGAAAGTAACCGATCCGGACAAGCTGAGGGCCATGAATGCCAATACCAGTTTCTGGACACCGCCTGGTGGACAATACATCCTCACCGACTATGCGATAGAAGACGGTTCCTTTTTGCGCATCTCCAATGTAACACTTGGGTATTCCCTTCCATCAAGATTATTGCAAAAATGGAAAGTGTTCTCACGGTTCAGGATATACGCTACTGTAAATAACCTCCACACTTTCACCAATTATTCCGGTTATGATCCGGAAGCCAATACCAGGAGGAGCAATCCGCTGACGCCGGCGGTAGACTATGCTGCTTACCCACGCAGCCGTTATGTACTGGCCGGAGTAGAAATCAGTTTTTAA
- a CDS encoding putative RNA methyltransferase: MEKMIPDVLRENPCPVYCPVCQASINSNNTNGFTCLNGHQFDQAAEGFINLLGRRPRSLFKAQYFNTSRKLMATGFFVGLERKLLELLYAEYAVNDSLTILDAGTGEGMLFSNILLCMRWDQYRHQGIGIDHFMPAVKTAARHFEKALWLVADIQKIPLKSGSVDVVLNTLAPANYEEFLRILQPGGLLIKTIPGPEHLKELSVHKHIHGNDHTQELFRQYFGQLQQVRVRFQKELLEEEKDLVLNMPATAVQCEELELQQLSTITIDLIILCGRKAY; encoded by the coding sequence ATGGAAAAGATGATCCCGGATGTTCTCCGAGAGAATCCATGCCCGGTATACTGTCCCGTTTGCCAGGCCAGCATCAATAGCAACAATACAAATGGTTTTACCTGTCTGAACGGCCATCAATTTGATCAGGCTGCCGAAGGTTTTATCAACCTGCTGGGCAGGCGTCCCAGGTCCTTATTTAAAGCGCAATATTTCAATACCAGCAGAAAACTGATGGCCACTGGCTTTTTTGTGGGCCTGGAGCGCAAATTGCTTGAACTCCTGTACGCGGAATATGCCGTGAATGATTCACTCACCATCCTGGATGCAGGAACCGGCGAAGGCATGCTGTTCTCGAATATCCTTCTATGTATGCGCTGGGACCAGTATCGTCACCAGGGAATCGGCATCGATCATTTCATGCCGGCCGTAAAAACGGCCGCCCGGCATTTTGAAAAGGCTTTATGGCTGGTGGCAGATATTCAAAAGATACCGTTGAAGTCAGGTTCTGTTGATGTGGTTTTGAACACTCTCGCGCCCGCCAATTATGAAGAGTTCCTGAGGATATTGCAACCGGGTGGACTTCTGATCAAGACCATTCCCGGGCCGGAGCATTTAAAGGAATTGAGTGTTCATAAGCACATTCACGGCAATGATCATACGCAGGAATTATTCCGGCAATATTTCGGACAGCTGCAGCAGGTCAGGGTAAGGTTCCAAAAGGAGTTGCTGGAAGAGGAGAAAGACCTGGTGCTGAATATGCCTGCAACAGCTGTTCAATGTGAAGAATTAGAATTGCAGCAATTATCAACCATTACCATTGATCTGATCATACTTTGCGGGCGGAAAGCTTATTGA